One genomic segment of Pseudoalteromonas sp. GCY includes these proteins:
- a CDS encoding 3'-5' exonuclease, whose product MSWPNRFQHLVETSKDPRIQAFYQQGVVDPYQQLSQCEFVALDFETTGLDPNTDDIVSVGVVPFDLRRIRLAQAKHWLVKPTSPLAEESVVLHRITHSQVESAPDLQDILEEVFASLHGKVIVVHYQFVEKSFFNSALKARLGEGIEFPVIDTMEIEKSAINNARSWLDKLKRKPIPSVRLADCRKRYGLPYYQPHHALSDALATAELFQAQAQYCLDPSDMVKRWWS is encoded by the coding sequence ATGTCATGGCCAAATCGCTTTCAGCATTTGGTAGAAACGTCGAAAGACCCGAGAATTCAAGCATTTTACCAGCAAGGCGTGGTAGATCCTTACCAGCAATTGAGTCAGTGTGAGTTTGTTGCCCTTGATTTTGAAACTACAGGGCTCGACCCAAACACCGATGACATTGTGAGTGTCGGCGTCGTGCCATTTGATTTACGACGGATCCGCTTGGCTCAAGCGAAGCATTGGCTAGTCAAGCCAACCAGTCCGCTGGCTGAGGAGTCTGTGGTACTGCACCGGATCACACACTCACAAGTCGAAAGCGCGCCAGATCTGCAAGATATTCTTGAGGAAGTGTTTGCTTCGTTGCACGGCAAAGTCATTGTGGTGCACTATCAGTTTGTCGAGAAGTCATTTTTCAATTCTGCGCTAAAAGCAAGATTGGGTGAGGGAATTGAGTTTCCAGTAATAGATACGATGGAAATTGAAAAGTCAGCGATAAACAACGCCAGAAGCTGGCTCGATAAGCTCAAACGTAAACCCATTCCTTCGGTACGCTTAGCTGACTGCAGAAAGCGCTATGGGCTTCCTTATTATCAGCCACATCATGCCTTGTCCGATGCGTTAGCAACGGCGGAGCTATTTCAAGCTCAAGCTCAATATTGTTTAGACCCATCAGACATGGTGAAACGCTGGTGGAGCTAA
- a CDS encoding DUF294 nucleotidyltransferase-like domain-containing protein, whose amino-acid sequence MEVEHQEIANFLVAYPPFSDLPQEALHKLASQVEVGYYRAGSGILEYGEQITYLYVIRSGAVELYRRSGELYNRISTGGIFGQRGLLMNRKVRFGAQSLEDTLVYCIPVGIFDEYCDVYEAFADYFEADDNARLKITVSEQADSNDLTTAKVRKLLLRDVVYVERNATVQQAAKVMAKEHVSSLLIYDPEKPVVEDPDEDDGQVVGLISDRDLRTKVVAEGLDYQTPVSEIMSTDLIIVDSNAYVFEAMMLMLRDNVHHLPVVHKRKPIGVVALSDILRYESQSSLLFVRGLMDQQSVEDLSSYAKQLPAIFTRMVNEDANSHMIGSAMSIIGKTFKHKLLELAEAKLGPPPIPYCFIALGSMARDEQLIVTDQDNALILDDSYQPAEHGAYFEKLAKFVCDGLANCGYKYCDGGIMASNPAWRLTYSQWLAQFEDWIENPSPEALLNSSIFFDLEGVWGETKWAEKLTAFISKKAKNTPKFLAAMAHNALRRTPPLGFFNGFVLEQDGEHRRSMNIKRRGTAPLSDLVRVHALGVGSKKQNSFERLEDIDEANILPKGKVLDLQAALEYIAIMRIRHQAWQIEQGEKPDNSLPPETLSDFEQRNLKEAFGVLDKAQSFLKFRYQNKSMMK is encoded by the coding sequence ATGGAAGTTGAACATCAGGAAATTGCCAATTTTTTAGTAGCTTACCCGCCATTTTCGGATTTGCCTCAAGAGGCACTACATAAACTCGCAAGCCAAGTCGAAGTAGGTTATTACCGAGCGGGCAGTGGCATTTTGGAATATGGAGAGCAGATCACTTACCTGTATGTGATCCGATCTGGTGCTGTCGAGCTATATCGGCGATCAGGCGAGTTATACAATCGTATTTCTACAGGAGGGATCTTTGGCCAGCGTGGTTTATTGATGAATCGCAAAGTTCGTTTCGGCGCTCAAAGCCTTGAAGATACGTTGGTTTACTGTATTCCTGTAGGCATTTTTGATGAGTATTGTGATGTTTATGAAGCGTTTGCTGATTATTTTGAAGCTGACGATAATGCTAGACTAAAAATCACGGTTTCTGAGCAAGCCGACAGCAATGATTTAACCACGGCCAAAGTGCGTAAACTATTGCTACGCGATGTGGTATACGTTGAACGCAACGCCACGGTACAGCAGGCAGCTAAAGTGATGGCAAAAGAGCATGTGTCATCACTACTTATCTACGATCCCGAGAAACCTGTTGTCGAAGATCCAGATGAAGATGATGGTCAGGTGGTTGGCCTTATCAGTGACAGAGATCTTCGCACAAAAGTAGTCGCTGAGGGGCTAGATTATCAAACTCCGGTCTCTGAGATCATGTCGACCGATCTTATTATTGTTGATTCCAATGCCTATGTCTTCGAAGCCATGATGCTGATGCTAAGAGACAATGTGCATCATTTGCCCGTTGTACATAAGCGTAAGCCGATAGGAGTGGTCGCGCTATCCGATATTTTGCGCTACGAGTCTCAAAGCAGCTTATTGTTTGTTAGAGGATTAATGGACCAGCAAAGTGTTGAAGACTTGAGTAGTTACGCCAAACAACTTCCCGCAATTTTTACTCGTATGGTGAACGAAGATGCCAACTCACACATGATTGGTTCTGCGATGTCGATTATAGGCAAAACGTTTAAACACAAGTTACTCGAACTCGCGGAAGCAAAATTAGGCCCGCCACCAATCCCTTACTGCTTTATTGCCCTTGGTTCAATGGCTCGGGACGAACAATTAATTGTGACCGATCAGGATAATGCACTGATCTTGGATGACAGTTATCAACCCGCTGAGCATGGCGCTTACTTCGAAAAGCTGGCGAAGTTTGTGTGTGATGGTCTAGCTAATTGCGGCTACAAATATTGCGATGGTGGGATCATGGCAAGCAATCCTGCTTGGCGTCTAACTTATAGTCAATGGTTAGCACAATTTGAAGACTGGATAGAAAACCCAAGCCCTGAGGCATTACTCAATAGTTCAATTTTCTTTGATTTGGAAGGCGTATGGGGTGAAACAAAATGGGCTGAGAAACTTACTGCTTTTATCAGTAAAAAAGCCAAAAACACCCCGAAATTTTTGGCCGCGATGGCGCATAATGCGCTAAGAAGAACACCGCCTTTGGGCTTTTTTAATGGTTTTGTCCTTGAGCAAGACGGTGAGCACAGGCGCTCGATGAACATTAAGCGCCGTGGCACAGCACCGCTTTCAGACTTGGTTCGAGTGCATGCCCTTGGTGTTGGCTCTAAAAAACAAAACTCCTTTGAACGATTAGAAGATATTGACGAGGCAAATATACTGCCAAAGGGCAAAGTGTTAGACTTGCAAGCTGCGCTTGAATACATCGCCATCATGCGTATTCGTCACCAAGCATGGCAAATTGAGCAGGGCGAAAAGCCCGATAACAGCTTGCCACCAGAAACACTCTCTGATTTTGAACAGCGTAATCTTAAAGAAGCTTTTGGCGTGTTAGACAAAGCACAGAGCTTTTTAAAGTTTCGCTATCAAAACAAATCCATGATGAAGTAG
- a CDS encoding pyridoxine/pyridoxamine 5'-phosphate oxidase, whose protein sequence is MKTVKIDGITIMNNPIEKFTSWWQQALKNNPLNQPNAVCVSTIDENGFPTGRFVDLKAVNEGGFVFCSYFDSAKGKHLENVPNIAMTVWWDHVGYQVRIVGIAKKISDTDADTYWQGRSRDAQLTTTSFNQSAIMRDQRDLTEKLRIAELRYSTNPIPRPENWGGYCINPVSIEFLTFAETRLHLRESYERSGEQWKKQWLQP, encoded by the coding sequence ATGAAAACGGTAAAAATAGATGGGATCACAATAATGAATAATCCAATAGAAAAGTTTACATCCTGGTGGCAACAAGCTCTAAAAAACAATCCATTAAATCAGCCCAATGCGGTATGTGTCTCAACAATTGATGAAAATGGGTTTCCTACAGGTAGATTTGTTGATTTGAAAGCGGTTAATGAGGGTGGCTTTGTATTTTGTTCATATTTCGATTCTGCGAAAGGCAAGCATTTAGAAAATGTTCCTAACATCGCGATGACAGTTTGGTGGGATCATGTTGGGTATCAGGTCCGTATTGTTGGCATAGCAAAGAAGATTTCAGATACAGATGCGGATACATATTGGCAAGGGCGCTCTAGAGATGCTCAGCTAACCACAACGTCATTTAACCAAAGTGCAATAATGCGAGATCAAAGAGATCTGACTGAAAAATTAAGAATTGCGGAATTAAGATATAGTACGAATCCAATTCCAAGGCCCGAAAATTGGGGCGGCTATTGCATCAATCCTGTTTCCATTGAGTTTCTCACTTTTGCCGAGACTCGGCTACATCTTAGAGAGTCTTATGAGCGTAGTGGTGAACAGTGGAAAAAACAATGGCTGCAGCCTTAG
- the astB gene encoding N-succinylarginine dihydrolase encodes MTYEVNFDGLVGPTHNYAGLSYGNVASLSNATSVSNPKEAALQGLEKMKAMYDIGLKQGVFAPHARPSLTPLRRVGFSGTDAQVLEKAYKHDPILLRACYSASAMWTANAATVSPSIDSSDGKVHFTSANLNCKFHRSIEPETTTNLLRAMFANAQYFAHHQHLPEQPFFGDEGAANHTRLADSHGSKGLQLFVYGSSGFNSDIKGPTKYPARQTLEASQAIARLHQLDDKQAIFIQQNPNVIDQGVFHNDVIAVGNENVLFCHDQAFIDQTSSLTKIRQAYIGEKPLHIVEVPTHAVSVEDAVKSYLFNSQLITLPSGEMMLVAPEECAKNDNVAAYIEYMLGAKNPISQVRFFDLRQSMQNGGGPACLRLRVALNEAELKAVNPEVMMSEDKFIQLSAWVNKHYRDKVTEQDLADPGLLQESYAALDELTQLLNLGSVYEFQRA; translated from the coding sequence ATGACTTATGAAGTCAATTTCGACGGCTTAGTAGGGCCAACACATAATTATGCCGGATTATCTTATGGTAATGTCGCGTCACTTTCTAATGCTACCAGTGTCTCTAATCCAAAAGAAGCGGCATTGCAAGGTCTTGAAAAGATGAAAGCAATGTATGATATTGGTCTAAAACAAGGGGTATTCGCACCTCATGCACGCCCGAGTTTAACCCCACTACGCCGCGTTGGCTTTTCAGGCACCGATGCACAGGTACTTGAAAAAGCGTATAAACACGATCCTATATTGCTTCGAGCTTGTTACTCTGCCTCTGCAATGTGGACGGCAAATGCGGCGACTGTATCGCCTTCTATTGATTCCAGCGATGGTAAAGTACATTTCACAAGTGCCAATTTAAACTGCAAATTCCACCGTTCAATAGAGCCAGAAACCACCACGAATTTACTTCGAGCTATGTTCGCCAATGCGCAATATTTTGCACATCACCAGCATTTGCCTGAGCAGCCTTTTTTTGGCGATGAAGGTGCGGCGAACCACACTCGCCTCGCCGATAGCCATGGCAGTAAAGGTCTACAATTATTTGTGTACGGTTCAAGTGGCTTTAACAGCGATATAAAGGGTCCTACTAAATATCCTGCTCGACAAACATTAGAAGCAAGTCAAGCGATTGCAAGGCTACATCAATTAGATGATAAGCAAGCAATTTTTATCCAGCAAAATCCAAATGTGATTGATCAAGGTGTGTTCCATAATGACGTTATTGCGGTGGGCAATGAGAATGTGCTGTTTTGCCATGATCAAGCCTTTATTGATCAAACCTCCAGTCTAACCAAAATTAGGCAAGCGTATATCGGCGAAAAGCCTTTGCATATTGTAGAAGTTCCGACGCATGCAGTGAGTGTTGAAGACGCAGTAAAAAGTTATTTATTTAACTCACAATTGATCACCTTGCCATCCGGCGAGATGATGCTGGTTGCACCGGAAGAATGTGCGAAGAATGATAACGTTGCTGCGTATATCGAATATATGCTCGGTGCAAAAAATCCGATTTCGCAAGTACGCTTTTTTGACTTACGCCAAAGTATGCAAAATGGTGGTGGGCCTGCATGTTTGCGATTACGTGTAGCACTCAATGAAGCTGAGCTAAAAGCGGTAAATCCAGAAGTGATGATGAGTGAAGATAAATTTATTCAACTAAGCGCGTGGGTCAATAAACATTATCGCGATAAAGTGACAGAGCAGGATTTAGCTGATCCGGGCCTACTGCAAGAGTCCTATGCTGCACTGGATGAACTCACGCAATTACTCAATCTTGGTAGCGTATACGAATTCCAACGCGCCTAA
- a CDS encoding WD40 repeat domain-containing protein — translation MSRLISLACFALFLVGCGSQPEISKGVTSQLTQNGIILGYFSKDGKWSVTLDSNAEIHIYDNANQSVIFSVPKDKIKTPVKEVLLSDDKEMLIVAGENLISIWSVPKQKLITNVPFAGVSPLASISALALSHNNQRLLVAMDDGSLNMADLFTKLNNRFMPHTRPIEHLAFDKSGDYFVTGAQDGLVALWQFASPEPLYEHQFSHRVTSLTVSHDGKHLFVSDGLNAQHVLDFESGKQLSELKYMARFKMFRKAKFISDSGLLATSSSKSHLSIWRYESGEELGTWSIHTQSEGATVVDMFVPNPDTLVTLNSDGMLETWAVNVLAKK, via the coding sequence ATGTCTCGTTTAATATCACTAGCTTGTTTCGCTTTATTTTTAGTAGGGTGTGGATCGCAGCCTGAAATTAGTAAAGGGGTAACAAGCCAGCTGACGCAAAATGGCATAATACTTGGATACTTTTCTAAAGATGGAAAGTGGAGCGTAACATTAGACAGTAATGCTGAAATCCATATTTATGACAATGCCAATCAGTCTGTCATATTCTCAGTACCCAAAGACAAAATAAAAACACCAGTCAAAGAAGTTTTATTGTCAGATGATAAGGAAATGCTCATCGTGGCAGGTGAAAACCTTATCTCAATTTGGTCTGTTCCAAAGCAAAAGTTGATAACGAACGTACCTTTTGCAGGGGTGAGTCCACTTGCTTCAATCTCTGCTTTAGCGCTTTCCCATAACAATCAGCGTTTGCTTGTTGCGATGGATGATGGCTCACTCAATATGGCGGATCTATTCACTAAGTTAAACAATCGTTTTATGCCACATACTCGGCCAATAGAGCACTTGGCATTTGATAAAAGTGGCGACTATTTTGTTACAGGCGCACAAGATGGGTTAGTTGCCCTTTGGCAATTTGCCTCACCAGAACCTTTATATGAGCATCAATTTAGTCATCGTGTTACCAGTTTAACAGTGAGCCATGATGGCAAGCACTTATTCGTCTCTGATGGGTTGAATGCGCAACATGTACTAGACTTTGAGTCTGGAAAGCAGCTCAGTGAGCTAAAGTATATGGCCCGTTTTAAGATGTTTAGAAAGGCCAAGTTTATTTCTGACTCAGGCTTACTCGCGACATCATCGTCAAAGTCTCATCTCTCTATCTGGCGCTATGAGAGCGGGGAAGAATTAGGTACTTGGTCTATTCATACTCAGAGTGAGGGGGCAACGGTAGTCGATATGTTTGTCCCAAACCCAGACACCTTAGTAACGCTAAATAGCGACGGTATGCTTGAGACGTGGGCAGTTAATGTACTTGCTAAAAAGTAA